Genomic window (Candidatus Manganitrophaceae bacterium):
TTCCAAGGGATATATCAGCCACATCCACACCAACGGCCACAATGTCAAAAGCTGGCTCGCCATCGCCGTCACCGCATGGGTCGGGCTTCTCTTCGGCCGGCGGAACATCGTGACCGTCCATTCCGGCTTGATGCCCGATTATGCCAAAGGGAGACGGGGGAGAAAGTTTCTGATCCGTTTCGCATCGGCCCCGCTCGAGAAGATCATCGCCGTGAATCGAGAAATCGAGAGGGCCTTGCTGGAGAGTCGAATCGATCCCGCGCGGATCTGTGTCCTGCCGGCCTTTGCCCTCGGCGAGCGCCTTCAAGCGCTGCCGGAAGCGATCGACGACTACCGGCGCCGTTTCTCCCCGTTGATTGTCTCGGCGGTCTATCTCGAAAAAGAGTATGGAACCGATCTCCTCATCGAGGCCTGTCTTGCGCTCCGCAAGCGCTATCCGCGCCTCGGCTGTTTAATCATGGGATCGGGGGGGGAAGAGGGAGCGATCCGATCTCAGATTGCGCAGGGGCAGGGGGAGGAGTTCATCCGCCTCCTCGGAAATGTTCCCCATGCGCTCTGTCTCTCCATCATGGCGCTCTCCGACGTATTCGTTCGGCCGACTCTGTTCGACGGCGATGCGATCTCGGTCCGGGAGGCCTTGGCGCTCGGCATTCCGACCGTGGCGAGCGACGCCGGATTTCGGCCCGAGGGGACCCGCCTCTTCAAACCGGGAAGTGTGGCCGATCTGATCTCCCAGATCGACCGGGCCCTTCAGGGAGAACGTCTTGCGCTCCCCGGCGAAGACCAAAACAACCTGGTCGCCCTTCGCGATGTCTATGAAGGATCGGCGAGGGTGTCATGAAGGGGAGCCAAAAGTTAGAAGTCAGGAGTCAGAATAAAAGCAGTCCTTCTGGTCTCTGGCTCCTGACTTCTGAATTCATTTTTCTATTCTGAGGGTTTTTTCGATGTGCGGTATTGCAGGTTGGGTTCAGAGCGATCCGAGACAAGAGGTTGATCGGAGCATTCTTCAACAGATGGTCGATATCCAGCAGCATCGCGGTCCCGATGCGGCGGGGCTCTTCACCGAGCCGGGGATTGGCCTCGGCCATCGGCGGCTCTCGATTATCGATCGGTCCGGCGGCCAGCAGCCGATGACGAACGAAGACGGCTCGGTCTGGATCGTCTTCAACGGCGAGATC
Coding sequences:
- a CDS encoding glycosyltransferase family 4 protein — encoded protein: MMKILLIGDYPPPYGGISVHVQQLAHFLRKSGAACDVLDIEPGRTPKEGALRVAGYAGFLRTLIRFSSKGYISHIHTNGHNVKSWLAIAVTAWVGLLFGRRNIVTVHSGLMPDYAKGRRGRKFLIRFASAPLEKIIAVNREIERALLESRIDPARICVLPAFALGERLQALPEAIDDYRRRFSPLIVSAVYLEKEYGTDLLIEACLALRKRYPRLGCLIMGSGGEEGAIRSQIAQGQGEEFIRLLGNVPHALCLSIMALSDVFVRPTLFDGDAISVREALALGIPTVASDAGFRPEGTRLFKPGSVADLISQIDRALQGERLALPGEDQNNLVALRDVYEGSARVS